A region from the Tachysurus vachellii isolate PV-2020 chromosome 25, HZAU_Pvac_v1, whole genome shotgun sequence genome encodes:
- the msl2b gene encoding E3 ubiquitin-protein ligase MSL2b — protein MNPVNATALYVSACRSVLRCDPRDPQALSELYKLLPFFRQSLSCLVCGKLLQDPIAPTNSSCQHYVCKACKGKKMMMKPSCSWCKDYEQFEENKQLCILVDCYRKLCEYIVGSPLAGHISSEVDGAPNILALLNEGLFSDKTGDEGLLPDLAQHSPAPSSSDTPPDELQSSCSSEIKQQPPSPLGVNGLQGCNGLSSMDELTAGMPSPHTSVTVELSRDVVKQENFSSEIPVCEAVAAAGEELCASGMDMCEFGEDIKHAGGTLLLSVEEVLRTLEPDPVPPVECSAILQPSLGASGNINGPFGCSAASADTSRPLPSLPLDSAGVLAPHHPHHNPQPSTGISCSAVTPRVPRSNRKRSRSESDSEKIQPLPISTIIRGPALAASVPVPIKCEPKAPTLDTPNMAVPNGGGLTKVGKTLIVPNKPVKKSIEQHGPKKAYAKSKQSAPKTKDKTKERLVNNPLVPGSPTKVVYKKQQEKKGCKCGRATQNPSVLTCRGQRCPCYSNRKACLDCICRGCQNSYMANGEKKLEAFAVPEKALEQTRLTLGINLTSIAMKNAGSSGTPGTLNVPSATGSPMSSFLATGPHEDEALDMRFDC, from the exons ATGAACCCAGTAAACGCCACGGCTCTGTACGTGTCCGCGTGCCGCTCGGTGCTGCGCTGCGACCCCCGGGACCCGCAGGCTTTATCCGAGCTCTACAAGCTGCTGCCGTTCTTTAGACAGTCTCTGTCGTGTCTGGTGTGCG GGAAATTGCTTCAGGATCCGATCGCTCCGACCAACTCCTCGTGCCAGCATTACGTCTGCAAAGCGTGCAAAgggaagaagatgatgatgaagccgTCATGCAGCTGGTGTAAAGACTATGAGCAGTTCGAGGAGAACAAGCAGCTGTGTATTCTGGTGGACTGTTACAGGAAGTTGTGCGAGTACATTGTGGGTTCTCCTCTTGCTGGGCACATTTCCAGTGAAGTGGACGGAGCTCCAAACATTCTTGCTCTGCTGAATGAGGGTCTCTTTTCGGACAAGACAGGAGATGAGGGTCTCTTGCCGGATCTGGCGCAACACTCTCCTGCTCCCTCGAGTTCGGACACACCTCCTGATGAGCTCCAGTCCTCGTGCTCGTCGGAGATCAAGCAGCAGCCTCCGAGCCCGCTGGGAGTAAACGGCCTTCAGGGTTGTAACGGCTTGAGCAGCATGGACGAGCTGACGGCTGGCATGCCCTCGCCTCACACCAGCGTGACTGTGGAGCTGAGCAGAGATGTGGTGAAGCAGGAGAACTTCAGCAGTGAGATCCCTGTGTGCGAGGCTGTAGCGGCAGCTGGAGAGGAGCTATGTGCCTCCGGTATGGACATGTGTGAATTTGGAGAGGATATAAAACATGCAGGTGGGACTCTCTTACTGAGCGTGGAGGAGGTTCTTAGGACTCTGGAGCCTGATCCTGTTCCTCCAGTAGAGTGTTCTGCTATTCTACAGCCCAGCCTCGGGGCTTCAGGGAATATAAATGGACCCTTTGGATGTTCTGCTGCCTCAGCAGACACTTCTCGACCACTTCCCTCACTTCCCCTTGACTCTGCAGGGGTGTTAGCtccacatcatcctcatcacAACCCTCAGCCGTCCACTGGAATTTCATGTTCAGCTGTAACTCCCAGAGTTCCACGCTCAAACCGCAAACGCTCACGTTCTGAAAGCGACAGCGAGAAGATCCAGCCCCTGCCCATCTCTACCATCATCAGAGGGCCGGCTCTCGCCGCCTCAGTGCCAGTTCCTATAAAGTGTGAACCTAAAGCTCCGACACTCGACACACCGAACATGGCCGTTCCAAACGGTGGAGGACTTACCAAAGTGGGTAAAACTCTGATTGTGCCCAATAAACCTGTTAAGAAGAGTATTGAGCAACATGGACCTAAAAAGGCGTATGCAAAGTCCAAACAGAGCGCCCCGAAAAcgaaagacaagacaaaagagcGACTGGTGAATAATCCTCTGGTGCCGGGGAGTCCGACCAAGGTGGTGTACAAGAAACAGCAGGAGAAGAAGGGCTGTAAATGTGGCAGGGCCACTCAAAACCCAAGTGTTCTTACATGTCGGGGTCAGCGCTGCCCCTGCTACTCCAACCGCAAGGCCTGTCTGGACTGCATATGCCGTGGCTGCCAGAACTCCTACATGGCCAACGGCGAGAAGAAACTGGAAGCGTTTGCGGTGCCAGAGAAAGCTTTGGAGCAGACTAGGCTTACGCTGGGCATCAACCTCACCAGCATCGCTATGAAGAACGCTGGCAGTAGCGGGACTCCCGGCACACTGAACGTCCCCTCG